In the Myxococcus guangdongensis genome, one interval contains:
- a CDS encoding RNA polymerase sigma factor — MSKSPPDINALSDEVQSSWHRFLDVFEPMRPELYRYCRHLTRSPWDAEDLVQDTLARAFVTLGTVFMTLPNPRAWIFRVASNLWVDRMRRMRLEFAFEAPVEGATEPDPRAPREAAGSLLVRLSPQERAAVVLKDVFDFSLQEIADALSTTVGAVKSALHRGRGLLAAPEEPVTRTPAPAALDAFCAAFNARDLERLTDLLLDSASVEIVGVVTEYGQDAPKNPDTGSFAGTLAPITFDERGGVPPQLLEGYLSTSPRCEVRTHRGSPILLFWYDHDEGPLVRTVMTVETDGERIVRVRNYFFTPEVIAELCAELGVPFRVNGYRYWVDGR, encoded by the coding sequence GTGAGCAAGTCGCCCCCCGACATCAACGCGCTGAGCGACGAGGTGCAGTCGTCCTGGCATCGGTTCCTCGACGTCTTCGAGCCGATGCGTCCCGAGCTCTATCGCTACTGCCGCCACCTCACGCGCAGCCCGTGGGACGCGGAGGACCTGGTGCAGGACACGCTCGCCCGGGCGTTCGTGACGCTCGGGACGGTGTTCATGACGCTGCCGAATCCGCGCGCGTGGATCTTCCGGGTGGCGTCGAACCTCTGGGTGGACCGCATGCGGCGCATGCGTCTGGAGTTCGCCTTCGAGGCGCCCGTGGAGGGGGCGACGGAGCCGGACCCTCGTGCACCGCGCGAGGCCGCTGGCTCCTTGCTGGTGCGGCTGTCCCCGCAGGAGCGGGCCGCGGTGGTGCTCAAGGATGTGTTCGACTTCTCGCTCCAGGAGATCGCGGATGCGCTCTCGACGACGGTGGGCGCGGTGAAGTCCGCGCTCCATCGGGGAAGGGGCCTGTTGGCGGCGCCGGAAGAGCCTGTGACTCGAACCCCCGCGCCCGCGGCGCTGGACGCGTTCTGTGCGGCGTTCAATGCGCGGGACCTGGAGCGACTGACGGACCTGTTGCTCGACAGCGCCAGCGTGGAGATCGTCGGCGTCGTCACCGAGTACGGCCAGGACGCACCGAAGAATCCGGACACCGGCTCCTTCGCCGGAACGCTCGCGCCCATCACCTTCGACGAGCGGGGCGGTGTCCCGCCGCAACTGCTCGAAGGGTATCTGTCCACCAGCCCTCGCTGCGAAGTCCGCACGCATCGCGGCTCACCCATCCTGCTCTTCTGGTACGACCACGACGAGGGACCGCTGGTTCGCACCGTGATGACCGTGGAGACGGACGGCGAGCGCATCGTCCGGGTGCGCAACTACTTCTTCACCCCGGAGGTCATCGCGGAGCTTTGCGCGGAACTCGGCGTGCCCTTCCGGGTCAATGGCTATCGCTACTGGGTGGATGGGCGTTAG
- a CDS encoding dihydrofolate reductase family protein, translated as MVVSLDGFIADSEGRLDWFEDGNPQFEQYCEEMIDSVGLALYGRRSYEEMLAYWPNAELNPRSPQDLAFARKMNALPKVVLSRTLEHAAWNNTRILQENIAEELTALKRQPGKPMVAWAGAGLVATLTRLRLVDEYRLIVHPVLLGGGTPLFKDLEGRQKLKLVRTTQLGQGLVVLCYEPLTP; from the coding sequence ATGGTTGTCTCGCTCGACGGCTTCATCGCGGACTCCGAAGGGCGGCTCGATTGGTTCGAGGACGGCAACCCCCAGTTCGAGCAGTACTGCGAGGAGATGATCGACTCGGTGGGCCTGGCGCTGTACGGCCGGCGCTCGTACGAGGAGATGCTCGCCTACTGGCCGAACGCGGAGCTGAACCCCCGCTCTCCCCAGGACCTCGCCTTCGCCCGCAAGATGAACGCGCTGCCGAAGGTCGTGCTGTCTCGGACGCTCGAGCATGCCGCGTGGAACAACACCCGCATCCTCCAGGAGAACATCGCCGAGGAGCTCACCGCGCTGAAGCGTCAACCTGGCAAGCCGATGGTGGCGTGGGCCGGCGCGGGGCTCGTCGCGACGCTCACCCGGCTCCGACTCGTCGATGAGTATCGGCTCATCGTCCATCCGGTGCTCCTCGGGGGAGGCACCCCGCTCTTCAAGGACCTCGAAGGTCGACAGAAGCTGAAGCTGGTGCGGACGACCCAGCTCGGCCAGGGCCTGGTGGTCCTGTGCTATGAGCCGCTGACACCGTGA